In one window of Duganella dendranthematis DNA:
- a CDS encoding M16 family metallopeptidase, with protein MKLITLRILSGAAILACSFLAQADDLPAPKLSDPIPVGPQVKVGKLANGLTYYIQQNGRPEKKLELRLVVKAGSILEDEDQQGLAHFTEHMAFNGSTHFKRNELVSYLQSIGVKFGADLNAYTSFDETVYILPIPTDKQEIVDKGFQVLEDWAHGLSFNDADIDSERGIVLEELRLGKGVDDRMNKVVLPKVLNGSRYAQRMPIGKEDIIKGFKYDAIKRFYRDWYRPDLMAVVVVGDIEPAAAQRLIEQHFGHLKNPAHPRPRAYATIPERQDSEGIVFTDKEVSANTVYIRYPIQILPEERTFGDYRQKLVENLYSFILSQRMFELTQQANPPFLQGGSGMNKIVRGYRSYGAGAVLGKGGVTPAINALVQEDQRARQYGFSASEVERAKKGMLRNYERMYNEREKSDSGGYAAEYIRNFLEDESIPGIAAEYRYVNQLLPSISVDEVNAAVRAAIPDNQSKLVIYSGIDKPGIVQPKADDLVSTASAAEKIAVKPMEDKVYATQLMPNPPKAGSIVSEKFDAKIGTTELTLSNGVKVVLKPTDFNNDQVILGGLRYGGWSLLPDSDVFAAQYASSIVGQMGVLNYTPNDLVKVLAGKSVSSTANVSSLNESVGGVSGSSDVEAMLQLVYLQMTQPRKDAAIYTAYVDRQRELAQNNLARPESVFYDTVTATLYNNSPRVLRAARPADFDQLGLDRVLDIYNSRLSSARDFTFFIVGSFDVEKIKPLIANYIASLPVGEIPVAFKDEGVRPIKGVVKKEVHAGSEPKSTISLSFTGDVEYSRAARMRLQALVEVMNIKLIETLREKMGAMYSGGMSGSMSRIPYGNYTINANLPCAPENVDKVLAATFAEIEKLKHDGVDEADLNKVKASWIKGYRKGLRENGYWMASLQNAFFNNNNPEDILTYESRVNALTTADLKEAAQRYFDTNNYLQVVLYPEK; from the coding sequence ATGAAGCTGATTACCCTGCGTATCCTGTCCGGCGCTGCAATCCTGGCGTGTTCTTTCCTGGCGCAAGCCGACGATCTGCCGGCGCCGAAGCTGAGCGACCCGATTCCAGTGGGTCCGCAGGTCAAGGTTGGCAAATTGGCCAATGGCCTCACGTACTACATCCAGCAGAACGGCCGCCCGGAGAAAAAGCTGGAGCTGCGGCTGGTGGTCAAGGCAGGTTCGATCCTGGAAGACGAGGACCAGCAAGGCTTGGCGCACTTCACCGAACACATGGCGTTCAACGGCTCCACGCATTTCAAGCGCAATGAGCTGGTGTCCTACCTGCAGTCGATCGGCGTGAAGTTCGGCGCAGATCTCAACGCCTACACCAGCTTCGACGAAACCGTCTACATCCTGCCGATACCGACCGATAAACAGGAAATCGTCGACAAGGGCTTCCAGGTGCTGGAAGACTGGGCGCATGGCCTGTCCTTCAACGATGCCGATATCGACAGCGAACGTGGCATCGTGCTGGAAGAACTGCGTCTCGGTAAAGGCGTGGATGACCGCATGAACAAGGTGGTGCTGCCCAAGGTGCTGAATGGCTCACGCTACGCGCAGCGTATGCCGATTGGTAAAGAAGACATCATCAAGGGCTTCAAGTACGACGCCATCAAGCGCTTTTACCGCGACTGGTATCGGCCGGACCTGATGGCGGTGGTGGTGGTCGGCGATATTGAGCCGGCTGCGGCGCAGCGCCTGATCGAACAGCATTTCGGCCACCTGAAAAATCCTGCCCATCCGCGCCCGCGCGCTTACGCCACCATCCCGGAACGCCAGGACTCGGAAGGCATCGTCTTCACCGACAAGGAAGTCAGCGCCAACACGGTGTATATCCGTTACCCGATCCAGATCCTGCCGGAAGAGCGCACCTTCGGCGATTATCGCCAGAAGCTGGTCGAGAACCTGTACAGCTTTATTCTCAGTCAGCGCATGTTTGAATTGACGCAGCAGGCCAACCCGCCGTTCCTGCAAGGCGGCAGCGGCATGAACAAGATCGTGCGCGGCTATCGTTCATATGGCGCCGGTGCGGTGCTGGGCAAGGGCGGCGTTACGCCGGCCATCAATGCGCTGGTGCAGGAAGACCAGCGCGCGCGCCAGTACGGCTTTAGCGCGTCGGAAGTGGAGCGTGCCAAGAAGGGCATGCTGCGCAACTATGAGCGTATGTACAACGAGCGTGAAAAATCCGATTCCGGCGGCTATGCCGCGGAGTACATCCGCAACTTCCTGGAAGATGAATCGATTCCCGGCATCGCCGCCGAATACCGCTACGTCAACCAGCTGTTGCCGAGCATTTCGGTGGACGAGGTCAACGCCGCCGTGCGCGCCGCCATTCCGGACAACCAGAGCAAGCTGGTGATCTACAGCGGCATCGACAAGCCGGGCATCGTGCAGCCGAAGGCCGATGACCTGGTCAGCACTGCCAGCGCGGCCGAGAAGATCGCCGTCAAGCCGATGGAAGACAAGGTCTACGCGACCCAGCTGATGCCCAATCCGCCGAAGGCCGGCAGCATCGTCAGCGAAAAATTTGACGCCAAAATCGGCACCACAGAGCTCACGCTCAGCAACGGCGTCAAGGTGGTGCTGAAGCCGACGGACTTCAATAACGATCAGGTGATCCTGGGCGGCTTGCGCTACGGCGGCTGGTCACTGCTGCCGGATAGCGATGTCTTCGCCGCGCAGTACGCCAGCAGCATCGTCGGCCAGATGGGCGTGCTGAATTACACGCCGAATGACCTGGTCAAGGTACTGGCAGGGAAGAGCGTCAGCTCCACCGCCAATGTCAGTTCGCTCAATGAATCGGTGGGCGGCGTGTCCGGCAGTTCGGACGTGGAAGCCATGCTGCAACTGGTCTACTTGCAGATGACGCAGCCGCGCAAGGATGCCGCCATCTATACCGCCTACGTCGATCGCCAGCGCGAACTGGCGCAGAATAATCTGGCCCGGCCGGAGTCGGTGTTCTACGATACTGTGACGGCAACGCTGTACAACAATAGCCCGCGCGTGCTGCGCGCGGCGCGTCCGGCGGACTTCGATCAATTGGGGCTGGACCGCGTGCTGGATATCTACAACAGCCGCCTGTCCAGCGCGCGCGACTTCACCTTCTTCATCGTCGGCAGCTTTGATGTGGAGAAGATCAAGCCGCTGATCGCCAATTACATCGCCAGCCTGCCGGTGGGCGAGATCCCGGTGGCCTTCAAGGACGAAGGCGTGCGGCCGATCAAGGGCGTGGTGAAGAAGGAAGTGCATGCCGGCTCGGAGCCGAAGAGCACCATTTCGCTGTCCTTCACCGGCGACGTTGAATACTCGCGCGCCGCGCGCATGCGCTTGCAGGCGCTGGTCGAGGTGATGAACATCAAGCTGATTGAGACGCTGCGCGAGAAGATGGGCGCGATGTACAGCGGCGGCATGAGCGGCAGCATGAGCCGCATCCCCTACGGTAATTACACCATCAACGCCAATCTGCCGTGCGCGCCGGAGAACGTGGACAAGGTGCTGGCCGCCACCTTCGCCGAAATCGAGAAGCTCAAGCACGACGGTGTCGACGAGGCGGACCTGAACAAGGTGAAGGCTTCCTGGATCAAGGGTTACCGCAAGGGCTTGCGTGAAAATGGCTATTGGATGGCGTCCCTGCAGAATGCCTTCTTCAATAATAACAATCCAGAGGATATACTTACTTATGAGTCGCGCGTGAACGCGTTGACGACGGCGGACCTGAAAGAGGCCGCACAGCGCTACTTCGATACCAACAACTATCTGCAAGTGGTGCTGTACCCTGAGAAGTAA
- the ribB gene encoding 3,4-dihydroxy-2-butanone-4-phosphate synthase, translated as MLDHTSVSPYSLVSDDLEGRIHAALEAMRAGVPVILLDDFDRENEADLIVAAEKMTVQTMAMMIRECSGIVCLCLNADRVRELELPMMAANNGSRYGTPFTVSIEAREGVTTGVSAADRVTTIRAATAANAKPSDLVHPGHVFPLRATPGGVLSRKGHTEGSVDLATMAGLNPSAVLCELMNPDGTMMRGTDIERFAELHQMPILTIAEMIEWRTRHNA; from the coding sequence ATGCTGGACCACACCTCTGTATCCCCTTATTCCCTTGTTTCCGACGATCTGGAAGGTCGCATCCACGCGGCGCTGGAAGCCATGCGCGCCGGCGTGCCGGTCATCCTGCTGGACGATTTCGACCGCGAAAACGAAGCGGACCTGATCGTCGCCGCTGAAAAAATGACCGTGCAGACCATGGCCATGATGATCCGCGAATGCAGCGGCATTGTTTGCCTGTGCCTCAATGCCGACCGCGTGCGCGAACTGGAGTTGCCGATGATGGCGGCGAATAACGGCAGCCGTTACGGCACGCCGTTCACCGTGTCGATCGAGGCGCGCGAAGGCGTGACCACCGGCGTCTCGGCGGCGGACCGCGTCACCACCATCCGCGCTGCGACGGCGGCCAATGCCAAGCCGTCGGACCTGGTGCATCCGGGCCATGTATTCCCGCTGCGGGCGACGCCGGGTGGCGTGCTGTCACGCAAAGGCCATACCGAAGGCTCGGTGGACCTGGCCACCATGGCGGGCCTGAACCCGTCGGCGGTGCTGTGCGAATTGATGAACCCAGACGGCACCATGATGCGCGGCACCGACATCGAACGTTTCGCCGAACTGCATCAGATGCCGATCCTGACTATCGCCGAAATGATCGAGTGGCGCACCAGGCACAATGCCTAA
- a CDS encoding LysR family transcriptional regulator, which translates to MDWDNARIFLAIYRKGTLRAAAALLDIDQATVGRRLNALEKSLGARLFLRTPSGYLATPAGELAVTAAEKMEQAALQFQREMQGIDNRLSGSVRVTTSDTMAAHFVLAAMQRLHVMHPEIRIVLSTSTEITSLTRREADLAVRTLKPTSPDLISRHLTRRSMGLYATPDYLKERGMPVPGNGLAGHDIVIYQASVAPRHQEKICLEPVHNARVAMEVNSGLALLEAARLGMGVTELPCHMADGDARLVRVWPERVDQYDVWLVTHSDLSRSARVRAVADAIIDTFPEK; encoded by the coding sequence ATGGATTGGGACAACGCCCGCATTTTCCTCGCCATCTACCGCAAAGGCACGCTGCGCGCCGCCGCTGCGCTGCTGGACATCGACCAGGCCACCGTCGGCCGCCGCCTCAACGCGCTGGAAAAATCGCTCGGCGCGCGGCTGTTCCTGCGCACGCCGTCCGGCTACCTGGCCACGCCGGCCGGCGAACTGGCCGTCACCGCCGCCGAAAAGATGGAACAGGCTGCTCTGCAATTCCAGCGCGAGATGCAGGGCATCGACAACAGGCTGTCCGGCAGCGTGCGGGTGACCACCTCGGACACCATGGCCGCCCATTTCGTCCTCGCCGCCATGCAGCGCCTGCACGTGATGCACCCAGAAATCCGCATCGTGCTCAGTACCAGCACCGAGATCACCAGCCTGACGCGGCGCGAGGCCGACCTGGCAGTGCGTACCCTCAAGCCCACCAGCCCGGACCTGATCTCGCGCCACCTGACCCGTCGCAGCATGGGCCTGTACGCCACGCCGGACTATCTGAAAGAGCGCGGCATGCCGGTGCCGGGCAATGGCTTGGCCGGGCATGACATCGTCATTTATCAAGCATCGGTGGCGCCACGCCATCAGGAAAAAATCTGCCTGGAGCCGGTGCACAACGCCCGCGTGGCGATGGAAGTCAACAGCGGCCTGGCGCTGCTGGAGGCGGCGCGGCTGGGCATGGGTGTGACCGAACTGCCCTGCCACATGGCCGATGGCGATGCGCGCCTGGTGCGGGTGTGGCCGGAGCGCGTCGACCAGTACGACGTGTGGCTGGTGACGCACAGCGATTTAAGCCGCAGCGCGCGCGTGCGCGCCGTCGCCGACGCCATTATCGACACTTTCCCGGAAAAGTAA
- a CDS encoding MlaE family ABC transporter permease, with translation MSMQASLPNLLQRLHHGAVAWLHSWWRLLHFAVLMFSVALTPSSYGRDKRPVLAAHLVADTAPNLAWYGVMSALVSLVLIRIVVVTSLSYGLSRFALEMVVRVLVLELIPLTAAAFVALRTTLPAGLEFAQNRAADREVTAQEMHNDFFPRVAAGIFAVWMLAAVSCVLTLILAYLSLYGFTPWALTGYTRVVGQVFNPAVTLILVLKIVFFSLAVGLIPMASSFYFGASYRNKVTHGLSDMVRLFAVILLIEVASLMGNYY, from the coding sequence ATGAGCATGCAAGCATCCCTTCCCAACCTCCTGCAACGGCTGCACCACGGCGCGGTCGCGTGGCTGCACAGCTGGTGGCGGCTGCTGCACTTCGCGGTGCTGATGTTCTCGGTGGCGCTGACGCCATCCAGCTATGGCCGCGACAAACGCCCGGTGCTGGCCGCCCATCTGGTGGCGGACACCGCCCCCAACCTGGCCTGGTATGGCGTGATGTCGGCGCTGGTCAGCCTGGTGTTGATCCGCATCGTGGTGGTCACATCACTGAGCTACGGCCTGTCGCGCTTTGCGCTGGAGATGGTGGTGCGGGTGCTGGTGCTGGAGTTGATCCCGCTGACCGCCGCCGCCTTTGTGGCGCTGCGCACCACGCTGCCGGCCGGACTGGAATTTGCGCAAAACCGCGCGGCCGACCGCGAGGTCACGGCACAGGAAATGCACAATGATTTCTTCCCGCGCGTGGCGGCCGGCATCTTCGCCGTGTGGATGCTGGCGGCAGTCAGCTGCGTGTTGACGCTGATCCTTGCCTACCTGTCGCTGTACGGCTTCACACCGTGGGCGTTGACCGGCTACACGCGCGTGGTCGGCCAGGTCTTCAATCCCGCCGTGACGCTGATCCTGGTCCTGAAGATCGTCTTCTTCAGCCTCGCCGTCGGCCTGATCCCGATGGCCTCCTCGTTCTACTTCGGCGCCAGCTACCGCAACAAGGTCACGCATGGCCTGTCGGACATGGTGCGGCTGTTTGCCGTGATACTGCTGATCGAAGTCGCCTCGCTGATGGGTAACTACTACTAA
- a CDS encoding MlaD family protein, with protein sequence MTEPINQAAPVRNAEFKAALLLVLMAVLVIGSALYLLYARGAFESTQTLILQAEDSEGVSVGMDVTFAGFPIGRVRRIELSKEGKARLVVDVPRDDAHWLRSSSIFTLERAIVGGAKLRAFSGIPTDPPLEDGATRSLLVGDAAAEIPRLLSAAKDLLQNLNDLTAENSALAASLANVAGVTGKLNGPHGAMGLIAGDDKNAQQLTERANKLLTTVNALTLKADSLIGHADERVFGQQGVMTDAQATIVQLNGLLADARNSLKKMDAVLVEAQAVASNTKEATADLGTLRGEVESSLRRVEQLVNEINRKWPFKRDTEIKLP encoded by the coding sequence ATGACAGAACCAATCAATCAAGCCGCCCCTGTGCGCAATGCTGAATTCAAGGCCGCCCTGCTGCTGGTGCTGATGGCGGTGCTGGTCATCGGCTCCGCCCTGTACCTGCTGTACGCCCGCGGCGCGTTCGAATCGACCCAGACGCTGATTCTGCAAGCCGAGGACTCGGAAGGCGTCAGCGTCGGCATGGATGTCACCTTCGCCGGTTTCCCTATCGGCCGCGTGCGGCGCATTGAACTGAGCAAGGAAGGCAAGGCGCGGCTGGTGGTCGATGTACCGCGCGACGACGCCCACTGGCTGCGCAGCTCCAGCATCTTCACGCTGGAACGGGCGATTGTCGGCGGCGCCAAGCTGCGCGCCTTCAGCGGCATCCCCACCGATCCGCCGCTGGAAGACGGCGCCACCCGCTCGCTGCTGGTTGGCGATGCGGCGGCCGAGATCCCGCGCCTGCTGTCGGCAGCCAAAGACCTGCTGCAAAACCTGAACGACCTGACGGCGGAAAATTCCGCGCTGGCCGCCAGCTTGGCCAACGTGGCTGGCGTTACCGGCAAGCTGAATGGCCCGCACGGCGCCATGGGGCTGATCGCCGGCGACGACAAGAACGCGCAGCAGCTGACCGAACGCGCCAACAAGCTGCTGACCACCGTGAACGCGCTGACGCTGAAGGCCGATAGCCTGATCGGCCATGCCGACGAACGCGTCTTCGGCCAGCAAGGCGTGATGACGGACGCGCAGGCCACCATCGTCCAGCTTAACGGCCTGCTGGCGGACGCCCGCAATTCGCTGAAGAAAATGGATGCGGTGCTGGTGGAGGCGCAAGCGGTGGCGTCCAACACCAAGGAAGCCACGGCCGATCTGGGCACGTTGCGCGGCGAGGTGGAAAGCAGCTTGCGACGCGTCGAGCAGCTGGTCAATGAAATCAACCGCAAATGGCCGTTCAAGCGCGATACGGAGATCAAGCTGCCATGA
- a CDS encoding DUF2867 domain-containing protein, whose protein sequence is MTIAAIATTAIPQHTEIAQHLHGADFHDCYQTDIAPTSESALALYLKVVAATPRWVNAMMTMRNRIVQLVGLKNLGALGDTDAAKPASAYRVGDRVGIFSIVYLSDQEVILGDSDKHLNVEVSVCKLTDKVAVSTVVHTRNALGRIYMMFVAPAHRRIVPATLRNARFL, encoded by the coding sequence ATGACTATCGCCGCCATCGCCACCACGGCCATACCGCAACATACCGAAATCGCCCAGCACCTGCACGGCGCGGACTTCCACGATTGCTATCAGACAGACATCGCGCCGACCTCCGAATCCGCGCTGGCGCTTTACCTGAAAGTGGTGGCTGCCACGCCGCGCTGGGTCAACGCCATGATGACGATGCGTAACCGCATCGTGCAGCTGGTGGGGCTGAAGAATCTGGGTGCGCTGGGCGACACCGACGCAGCCAAGCCGGCCAGCGCCTACCGCGTGGGCGACCGTGTCGGCATCTTCTCCATTGTCTACCTCAGCGACCAGGAAGTCATCCTCGGCGACTCGGACAAGCACCTGAACGTCGAAGTCTCGGTCTGCAAGCTGACCGACAAGGTGGCCGTCAGTACCGTGGTGCACACCCGTAATGCGCTGGGCCGCATCTACATGATGTTCGTAGCGCCGGCCCACCGCCGCATTGTGCCGGCCACGCTGAGGAATGCCCGCTTCCTGTAA
- a CDS encoding nucleoside hydrolase produces the protein MAYNLARPLRGLLTVLALSCAMLGVPTQAAAPQKVIVDMDIGDDIDDAFALGLLLQSPEIEIVGITTAWGDTALRAQLVERILRETGHSQIPVAQGVRTTNNPQPFTQARYAQRGKVLPPVDAIGFMLDQIKRQPGQITLVALGPLTNIGAAIDRDAATFGKLKQVVMMGGSVRSGYRKSQYVPSRPADKEYNIVSDIAGAQKLFTAGVPIVMMPVDSTQIRLDEVERNALLGHGSAITDQLALLYHQWIDAYQPWSSNMPSLFDVVPVAWMLDPAVCHLTPLRIVVDKDGYTREQAGKPNAQVCLTSDQKRFFDIFMPRLLKY, from the coding sequence ATGGCTTATAACCTTGCCCGGCCGCTGCGCGGGCTGCTCACCGTGCTTGCGCTGTCCTGCGCGATGCTGGGTGTTCCTACGCAGGCGGCCGCGCCGCAAAAAGTCATCGTCGACATGGACATCGGCGACGACATCGACGACGCCTTCGCTCTCGGTCTGCTGCTGCAAAGCCCGGAGATCGAGATTGTCGGCATCACCACCGCCTGGGGCGACACCGCATTACGCGCGCAACTGGTGGAACGCATACTGCGCGAAACGGGCCACAGCCAGATCCCGGTCGCACAAGGCGTCCGCACCACCAACAACCCGCAGCCTTTCACGCAAGCGCGCTACGCCCAGCGCGGCAAAGTGCTGCCGCCAGTGGACGCCATCGGTTTCATGCTGGACCAGATCAAGCGCCAGCCGGGCCAAATCACGCTGGTGGCCCTTGGCCCGCTGACCAACATTGGCGCAGCTATCGACCGCGACGCCGCCACCTTCGGCAAACTCAAACAGGTGGTGATGATGGGCGGCTCGGTGCGAAGCGGATACCGCAAATCGCAATACGTGCCATCACGCCCGGCCGACAAGGAATACAACATCGTCTCCGACATCGCCGGCGCGCAAAAGCTGTTCACCGCCGGCGTGCCGATCGTGATGATGCCGGTCGACTCCACGCAAATTCGCCTGGATGAAGTGGAGCGTAATGCGCTGCTGGGCCACGGTTCGGCGATCACCGACCAACTGGCGCTGCTCTATCACCAATGGATCGACGCCTACCAGCCATGGTCCAGCAATATGCCGTCGCTGTTTGACGTGGTGCCGGTGGCGTGGATGCTCGATCCCGCCGTCTGCCACCTCACGCCGCTGCGCATTGTGGTGGACAAGGACGGCTACACCCGCGAACAGGCGGGCAAGCCGAACGCGCAGGTCTGCCTGACCTCGGACCAGAAGCGCTTCTTCGATATCTTCATGCCTCGACTGTTGAAGTACTAA
- a CDS encoding translation initiation factor Sui1: MALVYSTETGRMCPDCRKPMTDCDCKSAAKARPAGDGNVRVSRESKGRGGKTVTLVRGLPLDADALAALGKQLRSTCGSGGTVKDGVLEIQGDHCERVMAELTKLGHKPKRVGG, translated from the coding sequence ATGGCGCTCGTCTACTCCACCGAAACGGGCCGCATGTGCCCTGACTGCCGCAAGCCGATGACCGACTGCGACTGCAAAAGCGCCGCCAAGGCCAGGCCGGCCGGCGACGGCAATGTGCGCGTGTCGCGCGAATCCAAGGGACGCGGCGGCAAGACCGTCACGCTGGTGCGCGGCCTGCCGCTGGATGCCGACGCGCTGGCCGCATTGGGCAAGCAGTTGCGCAGCACCTGTGGCTCCGGCGGCACCGTCAAGGACGGCGTGCTCGAAATCCAGGGCGACCATTGCGAACGCGTGATGGCCGAACTGACTAAGCTTGGCCACAAGCCCAAACGCGTAGGCGGTTAG
- a CDS encoding isochorismatase family protein, whose product MKIEYPPVDVTLPNITRAMDAAYAADIPVVVVQHDAPEQSPIFAKGSAGWQLHDEVTKRLASHHVNKSYASVFTGTGLAEWLTEHGVDTLTIVGYMTHNCDAATTYEAAHKGLTVEFLADASGSPSYENAAGKASAEEIHRVFSTVFHSGFAAVGSTEEWIAAVGEGKALECDNIYLSVQRAQAGQAAD is encoded by the coding sequence ATGAAAATTGAATATCCGCCAGTGGACGTGACGCTGCCGAATATCACGCGGGCGATGGATGCGGCCTATGCCGCCGATATCCCGGTGGTGGTGGTGCAACACGATGCGCCGGAGCAGTCGCCGATTTTCGCCAAGGGATCAGCGGGCTGGCAGCTGCATGACGAAGTAACGAAGCGTCTGGCCAGCCATCACGTCAACAAGAGCTATGCCAGTGTGTTCACCGGCACCGGCCTGGCGGAGTGGCTGACGGAGCATGGCGTCGATACGCTGACTATCGTCGGCTACATGACGCATAACTGCGATGCCGCCACTACCTACGAAGCCGCGCACAAGGGACTGACGGTGGAATTTTTGGCCGACGCCAGCGGCTCGCCGTCGTATGAGAACGCGGCCGGCAAGGCCAGCGCGGAGGAGATACACCGCGTATTCAGCACGGTGTTCCACTCCGGCTTTGCCGCCGTCGGTAGCACGGAAGAGTGGATCGCCGCAGTGGGCGAAGGCAAGGCGCTGGAGTGCGACAATATCTACCTGTCGGTCCAGCGCGCCCAGGCTGGACAGGCTGCGGACTAA
- a CDS encoding GlxA family transcriptional regulator translates to MNAPIAKRHRIAVIAFDGITPFHLSVPGMVFRDAAFDLKICSADPSPLRTTGGFDISVQHGLQILSRADIVILPTWHDDCRPAPAALLEALERAHKRGARIVGLCLGAFPLAEAGLLDGRTATTHWAYADALAERHPAVVVDRGVLYVDDDVLTSAGVAAGLDCCLHLLRQLCGADAANQVARQLVVAPHRQGGQAQFIERPVPVSGSDDRFAQVLDWVNRHLADNHSIDALAARAAMSRRNFTRHFRDATGTSFKQWLLNQRVAHAQRLLESSDASIELVAQEAGFGSALSLRQHFRAVLLTSPSDYRRQFRAGAG, encoded by the coding sequence ATGAACGCGCCAATTGCAAAACGTCACCGCATCGCCGTCATCGCCTTTGACGGCATCACGCCCTTTCACCTGTCGGTACCCGGCATGGTGTTTCGCGACGCCGCGTTCGACCTCAAAATCTGCTCGGCCGATCCATCGCCGCTGCGCACCACCGGTGGTTTCGATATCAGCGTCCAGCATGGACTACAAATACTCAGCCGCGCCGACATCGTGATCCTGCCGACCTGGCATGACGACTGCCGGCCAGCGCCAGCCGCGCTGTTGGAAGCGCTGGAACGCGCCCACAAGCGCGGCGCCCGCATCGTCGGCCTGTGCCTGGGCGCCTTCCCGCTGGCGGAGGCAGGCTTGCTAGATGGACGAACGGCCACCACCCACTGGGCCTATGCCGATGCGCTGGCCGAGCGCCATCCCGCCGTCGTGGTGGACCGCGGAGTGCTGTATGTGGATGATGATGTGCTGACCTCCGCCGGTGTGGCGGCGGGCCTGGACTGCTGCCTGCATCTGCTGCGCCAGCTGTGCGGCGCCGATGCGGCAAACCAGGTGGCGCGACAGTTGGTGGTGGCGCCGCATCGTCAGGGCGGACAGGCGCAATTCATCGAGCGCCCGGTGCCGGTGAGCGGCAGCGACGACCGCTTTGCGCAGGTGCTGGACTGGGTCAACCGCCATCTGGCCGACAACCACAGCATCGACGCACTGGCCGCGCGCGCCGCCATGAGCCGCCGTAATTTCACCCGCCACTTCCGCGACGCCACCGGCACCTCGTTCAAGCAATGGCTGTTGAATCAGCGCGTGGCGCACGCCCAGCGGCTGCTGGAAAGCAGCGACGCCTCGATTGAACTGGTGGCGCAGGAAGCCGGCTTCGGTTCGGCGCTATCGCTGCGCCAGCACTTTCGCGCAGTGCTGCTCACTTCACCGTCCGACTACCGCCGCCAGTTCCGCGCTGGCGCCGGCTGA